From Nonlabens sp. Ci31, the proteins below share one genomic window:
- a CDS encoding 1-deoxy-D-xylulose-5-phosphate synthase has product MSKNLLATINDPADLRRLPKSDLPAIAQELRAFIIDIVAAKEGHLGASLGVVELTIALHYVFHTPVDQLVWDVGHQAYGHKILTGRREVFHTNRDLGGISGFPKRSESVYDTFGTGHSSTSISAALGMAMASALKKEDRKHIAVVGDASIASGMAFEALNHAGVSGADLLVILNDNAIGIDPSVGALKDYLTKTKSGKETGSDNIFESLNFDYSGPIDGHDLPTLLKELERQKDLKGPRLLHVRTVKGKGLKQAEIDQVRYHAPGKFDKITGEIPASDTSKLPPKFQDVFGHTIVELARENEKIVGITPAMPTGSSMKIMMEAIPGRAFDVGIAEQHAVTLAAGMATQGLVPFCNVYSTFLQRAYDQVIHDVALQKLPVIFCLDRAGIVGQDGATHHGVFDLAYLNCIPDMIIAAPMDAVEMRNMMFTASQGLELPIAIRYPRGRGKIVRWQQTFKHLEIGSSRLLRKGKNIAVISIGPIGTMIEELLEKENLEVTHLDIRFLKPIDSKALEAIFKGHDHIITIEDGTVVGGLGSVVCDLAFAKAYQGTIHKRGIPDAFIEHGPTADLHKMAGIDYEAILKLIKKLN; this is encoded by the coding sequence ATGTCTAAGAATTTACTTGCTACCATTAACGATCCTGCCGATTTAAGACGCTTGCCCAAAAGCGATCTGCCTGCAATTGCTCAAGAATTGAGAGCTTTTATAATTGATATAGTGGCGGCAAAAGAAGGACATTTAGGAGCAAGCTTAGGAGTGGTAGAATTGACCATTGCCTTACATTATGTATTCCATACTCCGGTAGATCAATTGGTTTGGGACGTTGGTCATCAAGCTTATGGACATAAAATTCTAACAGGTCGTAGGGAGGTTTTTCATACCAATAGAGACCTAGGCGGCATCTCGGGTTTCCCTAAACGTTCAGAAAGCGTGTACGACACCTTTGGAACCGGTCATAGCTCCACTTCTATCAGTGCTGCGCTTGGAATGGCAATGGCGAGCGCCTTAAAGAAAGAAGATAGAAAACACATTGCGGTAGTAGGCGATGCGAGTATCGCCAGCGGTATGGCATTTGAAGCTTTAAATCACGCAGGAGTGAGCGGTGCAGATCTTTTGGTTATTCTCAATGATAATGCTATAGGAATTGATCCTAGTGTGGGTGCGTTAAAAGATTATTTAACTAAGACTAAATCTGGAAAAGAAACGGGTAGCGATAATATCTTTGAATCGCTCAACTTTGATTATTCAGGACCTATAGACGGTCACGATCTACCGACCTTACTCAAAGAATTAGAAAGACAAAAAGACCTAAAAGGACCGCGGCTTTTACATGTGAGAACCGTAAAAGGTAAAGGCTTAAAACAAGCTGAAATCGATCAAGTACGCTATCATGCACCAGGAAAATTTGATAAAATTACTGGAGAAATTCCAGCTAGTGATACCAGTAAATTACCGCCTAAATTCCAAGATGTATTTGGCCATACGATAGTGGAGCTGGCTCGTGAGAATGAGAAAATAGTAGGGATAACACCAGCTATGCCAACAGGGAGTTCTATGAAAATCATGATGGAAGCGATTCCAGGTCGTGCATTTGATGTAGGTATTGCAGAGCAACATGCGGTAACCCTTGCGGCAGGAATGGCCACTCAAGGATTGGTTCCTTTTTGTAACGTATACTCTACTTTTTTACAGCGTGCTTACGACCAAGTGATCCACGATGTGGCACTACAGAAATTGCCAGTCATTTTTTGTCTCGATAGGGCCGGAATAGTAGGTCAAGATGGGGCAACCCATCACGGTGTGTTTGATCTCGCTTATTTGAATTGTATTCCAGACATGATTATTGCAGCACCTATGGATGCTGTAGAAATGAGAAACATGATGTTTACTGCTTCTCAAGGATTGGAGTTGCCTATAGCAATCAGGTACCCGCGTGGTCGTGGTAAGATCGTGAGGTGGCAACAAACTTTTAAACATCTTGAAATAGGCTCTTCTAGGCTTCTTAGAAAGGGTAAAAATATAGCTGTTATCAGTATTGGTCCTATCGGGACGATGATAGAAGAGTTGTTGGAAAAAGAAAACCTAGAGGTAACTCACTTAGATATTCGTTTTTTAAAGCCTATTGATTCTAAAGCTTTAGAAGCTATTTTTAAAGGTCATGATCACATTATTACTATAGAAGATGGCACGGTAGTAGGTGGTTTGGGAAGTGTTGTTTGCGATCTCGCTTTCGCGAAAGCGTACCAAGGAACCATTCATAAACGAGGCATTCCAGATGCTTTTATAGAACACGGCCCCACAGCCGACTTGCATAAAATGGCAGGAATCGATTATGAGGCTATTTTGAAATTGATCAAAAAATTAAATTAA